In one Sphingomonas sp. S1-29 genomic region, the following are encoded:
- a CDS encoding polyhydroxyalkanoic acid system family protein: protein MTEPVTVDIPHSLTQADVRAKMDGGITKLAGMFPGGSVVDHRWEDDSTMTFTVSALGQRVASRVELLEGRVRATIDLPPMLALFADKLRSKLAKDGPGLLK, encoded by the coding sequence ATGACCGAACCCGTTACCGTCGACATCCCCCATTCGCTCACCCAGGCCGATGTCCGCGCCAAGATGGACGGCGGCATCACCAAGCTGGCGGGGATGTTTCCCGGCGGATCGGTGGTCGATCATCGCTGGGAGGACGACAGCACGATGACCTTCACCGTCTCGGCGCTGGGCCAGCGCGTGGCGAGCCGCGTCGAGCTGCTCGAAGGCCGCGTCCGGGCGACGATCGACCTGCCGCCGATGCTTGCGCTGTTCGCCGACAAGCTGCGCTCGAAGCTCGCCAAGGACGGCCCGGGGTTGCTGAAATAG
- a CDS encoding VOC family protein — MTTLRPFHLAFPVHDLAAARAFYRDVLGCAEGRSSDHWIDFDFAGHQIVAHLSPDARAAEVTNAVDGHAVPVPHFGIVLTMDDWQALADRVAAAGIAFGIAPHIRFQGQPGEQATMFFRDPSGNALEFKAFADDAMLFAS, encoded by the coding sequence ATGACCACGCTTCGCCCTTTCCATCTCGCCTTCCCCGTCCACGACCTCGCCGCCGCGCGCGCTTTCTATCGTGACGTGCTCGGCTGTGCCGAGGGGCGCTCGAGCGATCACTGGATCGACTTCGACTTTGCCGGCCACCAGATCGTCGCGCATCTCTCGCCCGATGCCCGCGCCGCCGAAGTCACCAATGCCGTCGACGGCCATGCCGTGCCCGTCCCGCATTTCGGCATCGTGCTGACGATGGACGATTGGCAGGCGCTCGCCGATCGCGTCGCCGCGGCGGGCATCGCCTTCGGCATCGCGCCGCACATCCGCTTCCAGGGGCAGCCCGGCGAGCAGGCGACGATGTTCTTTCGCGACCCCAGCGGCAACGCATTGGAGTTCAAGGCGTTCGCCGATGACGCGATGTTGTTCGCCAGCTGA
- the ybeY gene encoding rRNA maturation RNase YbeY — protein MLDVAVHAEPDWGSDTDWQALAERAVAAALERTPQAEWATASVVIEVAIRLTSDDEVHTLNRQYRQKDKSTNVLSFPMIQPDLLDTVTQNSDDGEVLLGDIVLAHGVCAAEAQERNISVADHATHLIVHGCLHLLGYDHQGDAEADGMEAIERLALDQLGLHDPYPVTED, from the coding sequence ATGCTTGACGTCGCCGTCCATGCCGAGCCCGATTGGGGCAGCGATACCGATTGGCAGGCGCTGGCCGAGCGCGCGGTTGCCGCCGCACTCGAGCGGACGCCGCAGGCCGAATGGGCGACCGCGTCGGTGGTGATCGAGGTGGCGATCCGGCTGACCTCGGACGACGAAGTCCACACGCTCAACCGCCAATATCGCCAGAAGGACAAGTCGACCAACGTCCTGTCCTTCCCGATGATCCAGCCCGATCTGCTCGACACCGTCACGCAGAACAGCGACGATGGCGAGGTGCTGCTTGGCGATATCGTCCTGGCGCACGGGGTGTGCGCCGCCGAGGCGCAGGAACGAAATATCAGCGTCGCGGATCATGCGACGCATCTGATTGTTCATGGGTGCCTGCATTTGCTAGGCTATGACCATCAGGGCGATGCCGAGGCGGACGGGATGGAGGCGATCGAACGCCTCGCGCTCGACCAACTCGGCCTGCACGACCCCTATCCCGTGACGGAGGATTGA
- a CDS encoding type II toxin-antitoxin system VapC family toxin yields MILFVDASALVAVLAPESDHEAFEAQLGQASRLLLSPVVAWESLVTLRRGHAVSELVARARLDSFLQTFGFEMVSIGERESRIALDAYSRYGKGQHPARLNMGDCFAYACVKTNNARLLYKGNDFAQTDLA; encoded by the coding sequence TTGATCCTTTTCGTTGATGCATCGGCGCTGGTTGCCGTCCTGGCACCCGAGTCCGACCACGAAGCGTTCGAAGCGCAACTCGGGCAGGCGTCGCGGCTGTTGTTATCGCCGGTAGTGGCCTGGGAGAGCTTGGTGACGCTGCGGCGCGGCCACGCGGTCTCCGAGCTGGTTGCGCGCGCACGGCTCGACAGCTTTTTGCAGACCTTCGGTTTCGAGATGGTGAGCATCGGCGAGCGCGAAAGCCGGATCGCGCTCGATGCCTATAGCCGTTATGGTAAGGGCCAGCATCCCGCCCGCCTCAACATGGGTGACTGTTTCGCCTATGCCTGTGTCAAGACCAATAATGCGCGCCTGCTCTACAAGGGGAATGACTTTGCCCAGACCGATCTCGCCTGA
- a CDS encoding PhoH family protein encodes MSRKPVPARAGDKSRIELTFDRPELLPQLFGEYDTNLVALENRLGVYITARGDRVVLEGSAEAVALARDALQALHARLLQGQAVDPGLVDAVIAMASEPTLDGIIRRDPSAPPPIMIRTRKKTIVPRSAAQTYYMSQLVSNDIIFALGPAGTGKTYIAVAQAVAQLITGNVQRLILSRPAVEAGEKLGFLPGDMKDKVDPYLRPLYDALNDCLPAEQVERRIASGEIEIAPIAFMRGRTLADAFVILDEAQNTTPAQMKMFLTRFGQNSRMVVCGDPRQTDLPGGMNASGLNDAVERLEGVDGLSIVRFTSADVVRHPIVGRIVDAYEGQEA; translated from the coding sequence ATGAGCCGTAAGCCAGTCCCCGCCCGCGCGGGCGACAAGTCGCGTATCGAGCTGACGTTCGACCGGCCCGAATTGCTGCCGCAATTGTTCGGCGAATATGACACCAATCTGGTGGCGCTCGAAAACCGGCTGGGGGTGTATATCACCGCGCGCGGCGATCGCGTGGTGCTCGAGGGGAGTGCCGAGGCGGTGGCGCTGGCGCGCGATGCGCTGCAGGCGCTGCACGCGCGGTTGCTGCAGGGGCAGGCGGTCGATCCCGGGCTGGTCGACGCGGTGATCGCGATGGCGAGCGAGCCGACGCTCGACGGCATCATCCGCCGCGATCCCTCGGCGCCGCCGCCGATCATGATCCGGACGCGCAAGAAGACGATCGTGCCGCGATCGGCCGCGCAGACCTATTATATGAGCCAGCTCGTCTCGAACGACATCATCTTCGCGCTGGGGCCGGCGGGGACGGGCAAGACCTATATCGCCGTCGCGCAGGCGGTGGCGCAGCTCATCACCGGCAATGTCCAGCGGCTGATCCTGTCGCGCCCCGCGGTCGAGGCGGGCGAGAAACTCGGGTTCCTGCCCGGCGACATGAAGGACAAGGTCGATCCGTATCTGCGGCCGCTCTACGACGCGCTCAACGACTGTCTGCCCGCCGAACAGGTCGAGCGGCGGATCGCGAGCGGCGAGATCGAGATCGCGCCGATCGCCTTCATGCGCGGGCGCACGCTGGCCGATGCCTTCGTAATCCTCGACGAGGCGCAGAACACCACGCCGGCGCAGATGAAGATGTTCCTCACGCGCTTCGGCCAGAACAGCCGGATGGTGGTGTGCGGCGATCCGCGCCAGACCGATCTCCCCGGCGGCATGAACGCATCGGGGCTGAACGACGCGGTAGAACGGCTCGAAGGCGTCGACGGGCTGTCGATCGTCCGCTTCACCAGCGCCGACGTGGTGCGCCACCCGATCGTCGGGCGGATCGTCGATGCCTATGAGGGGCAGGAAGCTTGA
- a CDS encoding PQQ-dependent sugar dehydrogenase has product MRKKLLIALGVLVVLALAVWFLFLRPDVAQLPNDAVMGTAPQISEPREQTFPTIGIAKPVGWEGGKPVAAAGMQVNAFAGDLDHPRWMYRLDNGDVLVAETNSPPREGGGITAKIMSFLMARAGAGVPSANRITLLRDANRDGVAEQRSVLLTGLNSPFGMVVQGDWLYVANTDALVRFPFRMGQTKIDAPAEKIVDLPGGGNHWARNVIASPDGEKLFVSVGSASNIAENGLAVEKNRATILEVDPAAKRFRIYAAGLRNPVGMAINPVTQALWTVVNERDMLGSDLPPDYLTQVEFGGFYGWPYSYWGGYTDTRVSPGRPDLREYTRRPDYALGAHTASLGLTFADEVQLGQRFSRGAFIGQHGSWNREPPAGYKVVFVPFGANGYPVAGSKPIDVLTGFLNADDQARGRPVGVIGDRTGALLVADDVGNVIWRVSPAGQSAKR; this is encoded by the coding sequence ATGCGCAAAAAACTGCTGATCGCCCTTGGGGTGCTCGTCGTCCTCGCCTTGGCCGTGTGGTTCCTGTTCCTGCGGCCCGACGTGGCGCAATTGCCCAACGACGCGGTGATGGGCACCGCGCCGCAGATCAGCGAACCGCGCGAGCAGACCTTCCCGACGATCGGCATCGCCAAGCCGGTGGGCTGGGAGGGCGGCAAGCCCGTCGCGGCGGCGGGGATGCAGGTCAACGCCTTTGCCGGCGATCTTGATCATCCGCGCTGGATGTACCGGCTCGACAATGGCGACGTGCTGGTGGCCGAGACCAATTCGCCGCCGCGCGAGGGCGGCGGGATCACCGCGAAGATCATGAGCTTCCTGATGGCGCGTGCGGGCGCCGGCGTGCCCTCGGCCAACCGGATCACCCTGCTGCGCGATGCGAACCGCGATGGCGTCGCCGAGCAACGATCGGTGCTGCTGACCGGGCTCAATTCGCCCTTCGGCATGGTCGTGCAGGGTGACTGGCTCTATGTCGCCAACACCGATGCGCTGGTGCGCTTCCCCTTCCGCATGGGGCAGACCAAGATCGATGCGCCGGCCGAGAAGATCGTCGACCTTCCCGGCGGCGGCAATCATTGGGCGCGCAACGTCATTGCCAGCCCCGATGGCGAGAAGTTGTTCGTCTCGGTGGGGTCGGCGAGCAACATCGCCGAGAACGGGCTGGCGGTGGAGAAGAACCGCGCGACGATCCTCGAGGTCGATCCCGCGGCGAAGCGGTTCCGCATCTATGCGGCCGGCCTGCGCAATCCGGTGGGGATGGCGATCAACCCGGTGACGCAGGCGCTGTGGACCGTCGTCAACGAGCGCGACATGCTGGGATCGGACCTGCCGCCCGATTATCTGACGCAGGTCGAGTTCGGCGGCTTCTATGGTTGGCCGTACAGCTATTGGGGCGGCTATACCGACACCCGCGTGTCGCCCGGCCGGCCTGATCTGCGCGAATATACGCGGCGGCCCGATTATGCGCTGGGCGCGCATACCGCGTCGCTGGGGCTGACCTTTGCCGATGAAGTGCAACTGGGGCAGCGCTTCTCGCGCGGCGCGTTCATCGGCCAGCACGGATCGTGGAATCGCGAGCCGCCCGCGGGGTACAAGGTCGTGTTCGTGCCGTTCGGTGCCAACGGCTATCCGGTGGCGGGCAGCAAGCCGATCGACGTGCTGACGGGCTTCCTCAACGCCGACGACCAGGCGCGCGGGCGGCCGGTGGGGGTGATCGGCGATCGCACCGGCGCGCTGCTGGTAGCCGACGATGTCGGCAACGTGATCTGGCGCGTCAGCCCGGCGGGTCAGTCGGCGAAGCGCTGA
- a CDS encoding MucR family transcriptional regulator, with the protein MDTQMELQETLITLTADIVAAHVSNNSVAVSDLPVLISNVHGALTGLGDPVIEPEVKQEPAVSVRSSIKPDYIVCLEDGKKLKMLKRHLMTHYQMTPEQYRAKWNLPADYPMVAPNYAEQRRTLAKKIGLGTKRRKRV; encoded by the coding sequence ATGGATACGCAGATGGAATTGCAGGAAACTCTCATCACTTTGACTGCGGATATTGTCGCAGCGCACGTCAGCAACAACAGCGTGGCTGTATCGGACCTGCCGGTGCTGATTTCGAACGTGCATGGCGCGCTGACGGGATTGGGCGATCCGGTGATCGAGCCCGAAGTGAAGCAGGAGCCAGCGGTTTCGGTGCGCTCGTCGATCAAGCCCGACTACATCGTCTGCCTTGAAGACGGCAAGAAGCTGAAGATGCTCAAGCGCCACCTGATGACGCATTATCAGATGACCCCCGAGCAGTATCGCGCCAAGTGGAACCTGCCCGCCGACTACCCGATGGTCGCGCCGAACTATGCCGAGCAGCGTCGCACGCTCGCCAAGAAGATCGGTCTGGGTACCAAGCGCCGCAAGCGCGTCTGA
- a CDS encoding ribonucleotide-diphosphate reductase subunit beta, with protein MSLTEARKQYKPFEYPWAFDFWKRQQQLHWLPEEVPLGEDCRDWAQKLSDHERNLLTQIFRFFTQADVEVQDCYHEKYGSVFKPTEIKMMLTAFSNMETVHIAAYSHLLDTIGMPESEYGAFLDYAEMKDKHDFMQQFGVANDEDIARTLAMFGGFTEGVQLFASFAMLMNFPRFNKMKGMGQIVTWSIRDESLHCEGIIKLFHAFTQERGCLTRAVKDDIADVCQTTIRLEDAFIDLAFEMGPVNGMTAKEIKKYIRFIADWRMNQLGLKPIYMIDEHPLPWLAPLLNGVEHANFFETRSTEYSKGATKGNWNDVWGSFDKRQSAKKGSIVANEDEASDMFANAGVAAE; from the coding sequence ATGTCGCTCACCGAAGCCCGCAAGCAGTACAAGCCCTTCGAATACCCTTGGGCGTTCGATTTCTGGAAGCGCCAGCAGCAGCTTCACTGGCTGCCCGAGGAAGTGCCCCTGGGCGAGGATTGCCGCGATTGGGCGCAGAAGCTGTCGGATCACGAGCGCAACCTGCTAACGCAGATCTTCCGCTTCTTCACCCAGGCCGATGTCGAGGTGCAGGATTGCTACCACGAGAAATATGGCAGCGTGTTCAAGCCGACCGAGATCAAGATGATGCTGACCGCGTTCAGCAACATGGAGACGGTCCACATCGCGGCCTACAGCCATCTGCTCGACACCATCGGCATGCCCGAGAGCGAATATGGCGCCTTCCTCGATTATGCCGAGATGAAGGACAAGCACGACTTCATGCAGCAGTTCGGCGTGGCCAACGACGAGGATATCGCGCGCACGCTGGCGATGTTCGGCGGCTTCACCGAGGGCGTCCAGCTGTTCGCGTCGTTCGCGATGCTGATGAACTTCCCGCGCTTCAACAAGATGAAGGGCATGGGCCAGATCGTCACCTGGTCGATCCGCGATGAATCGCTGCATTGCGAAGGCATCATCAAGCTGTTCCACGCCTTCACCCAGGAGCGCGGCTGCCTGACGCGCGCGGTCAAGGACGACATCGCCGATGTCTGCCAGACCACGATCCGGCTCGAGGATGCGTTCATCGACCTCGCCTTCGAAATGGGCCCGGTCAACGGCATGACCGCCAAGGAGATCAAGAAGTATATCCGCTTCATCGCCGATTGGCGGATGAATCAGCTCGGGCTCAAGCCGATCTACATGATCGACGAACATCCGCTGCCGTGGCTCGCCCCGCTGCTCAACGGCGTCGAGCATGCCAATTTCTTCGAGACGCGCTCGACCGAATATTCGAAGGGCGCGACCAAGGGCAATTGGAACGACGTGTGGGGCAGCTTCGACAAGCGCCAGTCGGCCAAGAAGGGCAGCATCGTCGCCAACGAGGACGAAGCCAGCGACATGTTCGCGAATGCCGGGGTGGCGGCGGAGTAA
- the miaB gene encoding tRNA (N6-isopentenyl adenosine(37)-C2)-methylthiotransferase MiaB, with protein sequence MNSPRTFHVKSFGCQMNVYDGERMGELMTAQGMTATDDASSADLVVLNTCHIREKATDRVYSDIGRLRKDARALGREPMIAVAGCVAQAEGAEIVRRAKVDVVVGPQAYHNLPALVAQAAAGTPALDTDMPIASKFGALPARRRVGPSAFLTVQEGCDKFCTYCVVPYTRGAEVSRPFAAIVEEARALVDAGAREITLLGQNVNGWRDADGRGLELLIAALDALPGLARIRYMTSHPNDMTQGLIDAHRDIEKLMPFLHLPVQAGSDRVLKAMNRAHTADGYLRLLDKVRASRPDIALSGDFIVGFPGETEAEFSETLKLVEAVGYAQAFSFKYSPRPGTPAADMAGAVPAEVMDERLQRLQAAINRDQAAFNAATLGRRCSVLIDRKGKLAGQMLGKSPWLQSVHLITDAAVGDLVEVDIVRADPNSLAGQERVRVAA encoded by the coding sequence ATGAACTCCCCGCGCACCTTCCACGTCAAATCCTTCGGCTGCCAGATGAACGTCTATGACGGCGAACGAATGGGCGAGCTGATGACCGCGCAGGGGATGACCGCGACTGATGATGCGAGCTCCGCCGATCTGGTGGTGCTCAACACCTGCCACATCCGCGAAAAGGCGACCGACCGGGTCTATTCGGACATCGGCCGGCTGCGAAAGGATGCGCGCGCGCTGGGGCGCGAGCCGATGATCGCGGTGGCGGGATGCGTCGCGCAGGCAGAGGGCGCCGAGATTGTTCGTCGCGCCAAGGTCGACGTGGTGGTCGGGCCGCAGGCGTATCATAACCTGCCGGCGTTGGTGGCCCAGGCGGCGGCGGGGACGCCCGCGCTCGACACCGACATGCCGATCGCGAGCAAGTTCGGCGCGCTGCCGGCGCGGCGGCGGGTGGGGCCGAGCGCGTTCCTGACGGTGCAGGAAGGCTGCGACAAATTCTGCACCTATTGCGTGGTGCCCTATACCCGCGGGGCCGAGGTGAGCCGGCCGTTCGCGGCGATCGTCGAGGAGGCGCGGGCGCTGGTCGATGCCGGCGCGCGTGAAATCACCTTGCTGGGGCAGAACGTCAATGGCTGGCGCGATGCGGATGGGCGGGGCCTTGAACTGCTGATCGCCGCGCTCGATGCGCTGCCGGGGCTCGCGCGGATCCGCTACATGACCAGCCACCCCAATGACATGACGCAGGGGCTGATCGACGCGCATCGCGATATCGAGAAACTGATGCCGTTCCTGCATTTGCCGGTGCAGGCCGGCAGCGACCGGGTGCTCAAGGCGATGAACCGCGCGCACACCGCCGATGGTTATTTGCGGCTGCTCGACAAGGTGCGCGCAAGCCGTCCCGACATTGCGCTGTCGGGCGATTTCATCGTTGGCTTTCCCGGCGAGACCGAGGCGGAGTTTTCCGAGACGCTGAAGCTGGTCGAGGCGGTGGGCTATGCCCAGGCGTTCAGCTTCAAATATTCGCCGCGTCCCGGCACCCCTGCTGCCGACATGGCGGGCGCGGTGCCGGCGGAGGTAATGGACGAGCGGTTGCAACGGCTGCAGGCGGCAATCAACCGCGACCAGGCGGCGTTCAATGCCGCGACGCTCGGGCGCCGGTGCAGCGTGCTGATCGATCGCAAGGGCAAGTTGGCCGGCCAGATGCTGGGCAAGTCGCCCTGGCTGCAATCGGTGCATTTGATCACCGACGCCGCGGTGGGCGATCTGGTCGAGGTGGATATCGTCCGCGCCGATCCCAATTCGCTCGCCGGGCAGGAGCGGGTGCGGGTGGCGGCTTAG
- a CDS encoding type II toxin-antitoxin system VapB family antitoxin, with protein sequence MAALYIKDSRVAERAAQFAHRLGTTKTEAISRALDALEVDLAKGEDAPPSFAERIARWRLEHPPLPPTGLAADKDYADWLSGEEDVVDPFR encoded by the coding sequence ATGGCAGCATTGTATATCAAGGATAGCCGGGTTGCCGAACGCGCCGCGCAGTTTGCGCATCGGCTGGGCACCACCAAGACCGAGGCGATCAGTCGCGCGCTCGACGCGCTCGAGGTAGATTTGGCCAAGGGCGAAGACGCGCCGCCAAGTTTTGCCGAGCGGATCGCGCGCTGGCGACTCGAACATCCGCCGCTGCCGCCGACGGGGCTCGCCGCCGACAAGGACTATGCCGACTGGCTTTCGGGCGAGGAAGACGTGGTTGATCCTTTTCGTTGA
- a CDS encoding lysophospholipid acyltransferase family protein has translation MAEPIDARREAAAGRPPRIGAIGWVRLWSRVAMMALAALVTVPLHYLWRLFRLHSPWPRIFLGSVGRISGARVSRVGTPLKRNVFYVANHLSWIDILAIGGTSGSAFVAKREIGASPIVGWLSTLNRTVFVSREDRLGVADQINQLRDAIAENWAITVFPEGTTTDGRSLLPFKTPMLKVLEPPPEGVRVQPVLMDFGAVGEEIAWIGAESGRDNAIRVLSRAGSFPVRVHYLEPFCPSAISGRKAIAAESRRRLTEALEGVLGEPLRPFVGHEVLAAG, from the coding sequence GTGGCTGAGCCGATCGACGCGCGGCGCGAGGCAGCGGCGGGGCGTCCGCCGCGCATCGGCGCGATCGGATGGGTACGGCTGTGGTCGCGCGTGGCGATGATGGCGCTGGCGGCGCTGGTAACGGTGCCGCTGCATTATCTGTGGCGGCTCTTCCGCTTGCATTCGCCCTGGCCGCGCATTTTCCTTGGCAGTGTCGGGCGGATCAGCGGCGCGCGGGTGTCGCGCGTCGGCACCCCGCTCAAGCGCAACGTGTTCTATGTCGCCAATCATCTGTCGTGGATCGACATATTGGCGATCGGCGGCACCAGCGGATCGGCGTTCGTCGCCAAGCGCGAGATCGGCGCGTCGCCGATCGTCGGCTGGCTCTCGACGCTCAACCGCACGGTGTTCGTCAGCCGCGAGGACCGGCTGGGGGTGGCCGACCAGATCAACCAATTGCGCGACGCGATCGCCGAGAATTGGGCGATCACGGTGTTCCCCGAGGGGACGACCACCGACGGCCGGTCGCTGCTGCCGTTCAAGACGCCGATGCTCAAGGTGCTCGAACCGCCGCCGGAGGGCGTGCGGGTACAGCCGGTGCTGATGGATTTCGGCGCGGTCGGCGAGGAGATTGCGTGGATCGGCGCCGAAAGTGGGCGCGACAATGCGATCCGGGTGCTGAGCCGCGCGGGGAGCTTCCCGGTGCGGGTGCATTATCTCGAGCCCTTCTGCCCGAGCGCGATTTCGGGGCGCAAGGCGATCGCGGCAGAGAGCCGGCGGCGGCTGACCGAGGCGCTCGAGGGGGTGCTGGGCGAACCGCTGCGGCCGTTCGTGGGGCATGAGGTGTTGGCGGCGGGGTGA
- a CDS encoding hemolysin family protein — translation MQEGSSSSAATGDGRGDASGIWRGLRAFLFGDENHETLRERIEEVITAHEDEAEKPISGDLSPVERQMVRNLLHFGERDAGDCGVPRADIVAVEEKIAFADLVQCFASEGHSRLLVYREHLDQVIGMVHIKDVFNILATGAAPPETLTELLRQPLFVPQSMDAIDLLLQMQSSRTHLAVVLDEYSGTEGLITIEDLIEEIVGEIEDEHDDAPHALLEPIDGGAWEADARAELEEVAKLIDPRLGEVEEDIETLGGLAFVLAGHVPAAGEMLAHESGWTLEIVEADSRRVSKLRLHPPARAVIDDDA, via the coding sequence ATGCAAGAAGGTTCCAGTAGCAGCGCCGCGACCGGCGACGGTCGTGGCGACGCAAGCGGGATTTGGCGCGGACTGCGCGCCTTTCTGTTCGGCGACGAGAATCACGAGACGCTGCGCGAGCGGATCGAGGAAGTCATTACCGCGCACGAGGACGAGGCCGAAAAGCCGATCTCGGGCGATCTGTCGCCGGTCGAGCGGCAGATGGTGCGCAATCTGCTGCATTTCGGCGAGCGCGATGCGGGCGATTGCGGGGTGCCGCGCGCCGACATCGTCGCGGTCGAGGAAAAGATCGCCTTTGCCGACCTGGTCCAGTGTTTCGCGAGTGAGGGGCATAGCCGGCTGCTGGTGTATCGCGAGCATCTCGATCAGGTGATCGGGATGGTCCACATCAAGGACGTGTTCAACATCCTGGCGACCGGCGCCGCCCCGCCCGAGACGCTCACCGAATTGCTGCGCCAGCCCTTGTTCGTGCCGCAATCGATGGATGCGATCGACCTGTTGCTGCAGATGCAGTCGAGCCGCACCCATTTGGCGGTGGTGCTCGACGAATATTCGGGCACCGAGGGGCTGATCACGATCGAGGATCTGATCGAGGAGATCGTCGGCGAGATCGAGGACGAGCATGACGACGCACCGCACGCGCTGCTCGAACCGATCGATGGCGGCGCATGGGAAGCCGATGCCCGCGCCGAACTCGAGGAGGTCGCCAAGCTGATCGATCCGCGGCTGGGCGAGGTCGAGGAGGATATCGAGACGCTCGGCGGGCTCGCCTTCGTGCTGGCGGGGCATGTGCCCGCGGCGGGCGAGATGCTGGCGCATGAAAGCGGCTGGACGCTCGAGATTGTCGAGGCCGATTCGCGGCGGGTGAGCAAGCTGCGGCTGCATCCGCCCGCGCGCGCGGTGATCGACGACGACGCATAG
- a CDS encoding GNAT family N-acetyltransferase, whose protein sequence is MSSVFAAIDLRPGGPADMAVVTTLMAEAFDPAYGEAWTAGQCLGILSLSGVWLTLASIDGAPAGFALARSTLDEAELLLLATSPRWRRRGVGGQLLRSVMRDAGDRGARKLHLEVRAGNAAIGLYQREGFSKTGERRNYYRGGSGGAFDAHSFMRLLDNFER, encoded by the coding sequence ATGAGCTCGGTGTTCGCCGCGATCGACCTTCGCCCCGGCGGACCTGCCGATATGGCGGTAGTGACCACGCTGATGGCCGAGGCGTTCGACCCTGCCTATGGCGAAGCATGGACCGCTGGGCAGTGCCTGGGGATCCTGTCGCTCTCGGGTGTCTGGCTGACGCTGGCGAGTATCGATGGCGCCCCGGCAGGCTTCGCGCTGGCACGCAGCACGCTCGACGAAGCCGAATTACTGTTGCTGGCAACTTCGCCACGATGGCGCCGACGCGGGGTGGGTGGCCAATTACTACGATCGGTGATGCGCGATGCTGGCGACCGCGGCGCGCGCAAGCTCCATCTCGAAGTACGCGCGGGCAATGCGGCGATAGGTCTTTATCAACGCGAAGGTTTTTCCAAGACTGGTGAGCGACGTAACTATTATCGCGGTGGCAGCGGTGGCGCATTCGATGCGCATAGCTTCATGCGCTTACTCGACAACTTTGAACGCTGA
- a CDS encoding Fur family transcriptional regulator has protein sequence MPRKIDLEALCHEKGLRITEQRRVIARVLSEAEDHPDVEKVYFRASAIDPGISIATVYRTVRLFEEAGILDRHDFGDGRARYEPAPEAHHDHLIDVESGRVIEFVDPELELLQKQIAERLGFRLVDHRMELYGVSLERNG, from the coding sequence ATGCCCCGCAAGATTGATCTAGAAGCCCTGTGCCACGAAAAGGGCCTGCGCATCACCGAGCAGCGCCGCGTGATCGCCCGGGTGCTGTCCGAAGCCGAAGACCACCCCGATGTCGAGAAGGTGTATTTCCGCGCCTCAGCGATCGACCCCGGCATCTCGATCGCCACCGTGTATCGCACGGTGCGGTTGTTCGAAGAGGCGGGGATCCTTGACCGGCATGACTTCGGCGATGGCCGCGCGCGCTACGAGCCCGCGCCCGAGGCGCATCACGACCATCTGATCGACGTCGAAAGCGGCCGCGTGATCGAATTCGTCGATCCCGAGCTCGAGCTGCTGCAAAAGCAGATCGCCGAGCGATTGGGCTTCCGGCTGGTCGACCACCGGATGGAATTGTACGGGGTCTCGCTCGAGCGCAACGGCTAG